From Clostridium cylindrosporum DSM 605, the proteins below share one genomic window:
- a CDS encoding purine-cytosine permease family protein, protein MNKNHMDVAFKVEENSIDPIPENQRHGNPKSLFPMWIGANVNYVVLLNGIVVVALGLSMWQALTAVLVGNLLGCTVLGLASIMGPKTGTAGIVTSRTAFGQLGSYLPVIISVLSVLGWFSINSVVATEALMQAVTSVFKMDASGNILMWVCLIIVLALEIIIAIYGHATIMASEKFLALILGTLFLGLLFFVVPNIDFSLIGSAAEKSGDWKTWVIAVGIIFAYPISWVNFASDYSRYYPRNTNSKLVALYSGGGQFVALTFCEFIGVLFCVAIGGQNPADPISALLGVLPTWYLIPFLFAVMMGSVATNVPNGYTAALNLVALRLPLQRVQAVLVVAAFTLLFRIATLLFGEFFSLYEQWLSIITIWSCPWVAIIIVDFFLRKGNYVTEDIMKWKAGEYWYNKGIFWPGIISFVLGLFVAVLFTDSTYIHGPIAVSIGMDIGFEVGFIVTAICYFILAKGHPTFKKAKTLYS, encoded by the coding sequence ATGAACAAAAACCATATGGACGTAGCCTTTAAGGTTGAAGAGAATTCCATTGATCCTATCCCCGAAAACCAGAGACATGGTAATCCGAAGTCTCTTTTTCCTATGTGGATAGGTGCAAATGTTAATTACGTTGTCCTTTTAAATGGTATTGTTGTTGTAGCCCTTGGGCTTTCTATGTGGCAGGCACTAACTGCGGTACTAGTTGGTAACCTTTTAGGTTGTACAGTTCTTGGACTAGCATCTATTATGGGACCTAAAACTGGTACAGCAGGTATAGTAACCTCTAGAACTGCCTTCGGTCAACTTGGTTCATACCTACCAGTTATTATTAGTGTTTTATCTGTACTTGGATGGTTCTCCATTAACTCAGTTGTTGCTACAGAAGCTTTAATGCAGGCGGTAACTAGTGTATTCAAAATGGATGCATCAGGCAATATTCTAATGTGGGTTTGCCTTATAATTGTACTTGCTCTAGAAATAATCATAGCAATATACGGACATGCTACAATTATGGCATCAGAAAAATTCTTAGCACTTATACTTGGAACTCTTTTCCTAGGTCTTTTATTCTTCGTAGTTCCAAATATAGACTTTTCACTTATAGGATCAGCTGCTGAAAAATCAGGTGACTGGAAAACATGGGTCATAGCAGTTGGTATTATATTCGCATACCCAATCTCATGGGTTAACTTCGCATCAGATTACAGTAGATATTATCCAAGAAATACAAATTCAAAATTAGTTGCACTTTATTCAGGTGGTGGACAGTTTGTAGCACTTACCTTCTGTGAATTTATAGGTGTTCTATTCTGCGTTGCTATTGGAGGTCAAAATCCAGCAGACCCTATAAGCGCACTACTTGGAGTACTACCTACTTGGTATCTAATTCCTTTCCTATTCGCAGTTATGATGGGTTCAGTTGCGACAAATGTTCCAAATGGTTATACTGCGGCACTTAACCTTGTTGCACTAAGACTTCCTTTACAAAGAGTACAAGCAGTTCTAGTAGTTGCAGCATTTACTCTTCTATTTAGAATCGCTACTCTTCTATTTGGTGAGTTCTTCTCACTATACGAACAATGGTTAAGTATTATTACTATTTGGTCTTGCCCTTGGGTTGCTATTATTATAGTTGACTTCTTCCTAAGAAAGGGTAACTATGTAACAGAGGATATAATGAAATGGAAGGCAGGAGAATACTGGTATAATAAAGGCATATTCTGGCCAGGAATTATATCATTTGTACTAGGACTTTTCGTTGCTGTACTATTTACAGACTCCACATATATACATGGTCCTATAGCAGTATCTATAGGTATGGACATTGGGTTTGAAGTAGGCTTCATAGTAACTGCTATTTGCTACTTCATACTAGCTAAGGGTCACCCTACATTCAAGAAAGCAAAGACTTTATATAGTTAA
- a CDS encoding serine aminopeptidase domain-containing protein, translating to MGISMKRFKDFLIGIMTATIVFTSIGGNVVHSAVKSDVENVHRKVEHLIYSLKNNYLGLKNVGNWQAYIKEARKLNSKLPNGSSKKKYEDKILRAEHLVNAAARVNQVEKSMKDNKHTLGNIPQWEKYIVLAKEDIFKVDARLFENEKAKLDERVSSCEKIIESIKINNEKYTKEELSFGIKGFEVKGELIKPKKVPKDMKTVVIVGGSGPTDRDGEVGNVHPYKDIAEGLALKGIASFRYDKRTLSHREHVSDKDYFNFTIKEEYLDDYNEIMKYLASRGDINKENIYVIGHSQGGYIIPMLEKANSSAKGYVFMGASFSPIEDLMVEQYEYLFSLSPNYPEDKKEEIMKELKDGNRKIKALDENSEDALILGASTKYWLSFKGYDPGKEASAIDKSMLFLQGLNDYQVREKELNKYKESLEGKTNASYITYEGLIHTFTKGDMTPNAYGEKEKVSQRVIDDIASFCK from the coding sequence ATGGGTATTAGTATGAAAAGATTCAAGGACTTTCTTATTGGGATAATGACAGCGACTATTGTATTCACTTCTATTGGAGGGAATGTGGTACATAGTGCAGTGAAAAGTGATGTAGAGAATGTACATAGAAAGGTAGAGCATCTTATATATTCACTTAAAAATAATTACCTAGGACTTAAAAATGTAGGGAATTGGCAAGCCTATATAAAAGAGGCGAGAAAGCTTAACTCAAAGCTTCCAAATGGATCAAGTAAGAAAAAATACGAAGATAAGATATTGAGAGCAGAACATCTAGTAAATGCAGCAGCGAGGGTTAATCAAGTCGAGAAAAGCATGAAGGATAATAAGCATACACTAGGAAATATTCCACAGTGGGAGAAATACATAGTCCTTGCTAAGGAGGATATTTTTAAGGTAGATGCTAGATTATTTGAAAATGAGAAAGCAAAGCTTGATGAAAGAGTATCTAGCTGTGAGAAGATTATAGAATCTATTAAGATTAACAATGAAAAGTACACTAAGGAAGAGCTTAGCTTTGGTATAAAGGGATTCGAGGTTAAGGGAGAACTTATAAAGCCGAAGAAGGTTCCAAAGGACATGAAGACTGTAGTTATAGTTGGTGGCTCTGGTCCAACAGATAGAGATGGTGAAGTAGGAAATGTACATCCATATAAGGATATTGCAGAGGGACTTGCTCTAAAGGGTATAGCCAGCTTTAGATATGACAAGAGAACATTAAGTCATAGGGAGCATGTTAGTGATAAGGACTATTTTAACTTCACTATTAAGGAAGAATACCTAGATGACTATAATGAGATTATGAAGTATCTTGCATCAAGAGGGGATATAAATAAGGAAAACATATATGTTATAGGTCATAGCCAAGGAGGATACATAATTCCAATGCTAGAAAAGGCTAACTCATCAGCTAAGGGGTATGTTTTTATGGGAGCATCCTTTAGTCCTATAGAGGATTTAATGGTTGAACAGTATGAGTATCTTTTTAGCCTTTCACCGAATTATCCAGAGGATAAAAAGGAAGAGATAATGAAGGAACTTAAGGATGGGAATAGAAAGATAAAAGCATTAGATGAAAATTCTGAAGATGCTTTAATATTAGGAGCATCTACTAAGTACTGGCTATCCTTTAAGGGATATGACCCAGGAAAAGAGGCATCAGCTATAGATAAGTCTATGCTATTCCTTCAAGGACTTAATGATTACCAAGTAAGAGAAAAAGAACTTAATAAATACAAAGAATCCCTAGAGGGAAAGACAAATGCTAGTTATATAACCTATGAAGGGTTAATTCATACATTTACAAAGGGAGATATGACACCTAATGCATATGGGGAAAAGGAAAAGGTTAGCCAAAGAGTTATAGATGATATAGCAAGCTTTTGTAAGTAG
- a CDS encoding ABC transporter substrate-binding protein, with translation MIKMRLISKGILVGLLAVSLTACSSGTKETSTKKANGDKNYKIKMTYNSGLCQAPFQMALKNGYFEEEGLKYNLIKSEGHGNDLIASGKADTFTGMLPSVIQQIDNGVNLRMTVGVHTGCLKVVAKASSNIKKIEDLKGKKVGVPGLATPPAVITYRALASKGIGVTPENMQVEFVVYNQSELQLALQNGSVDAIAASDPVGAILEKSGVGRVILDTTKDPEYKDEFCCVSFLRPGFVEEHPELAEKYTRALMKGAQYVEDHPEEVAKYQIEKKLVSNTDLELNTALLKSYNFVSSVKGGKEALRRNFEDLRKLKLIKNDTDINKVVDKVYVEFKGLK, from the coding sequence ATGATTAAAATGAGATTAATAAGTAAGGGTATTTTAGTGGGACTACTTGCTGTAAGCTTAACTGCTTGTAGTAGTGGCACAAAGGAAACTAGTACTAAGAAAGCTAATGGAGATAAGAATTATAAGATAAAGATGACTTATAATTCAGGTCTATGTCAGGCACCTTTTCAAATGGCATTGAAAAATGGATATTTTGAAGAGGAAGGGCTTAAGTATAACCTTATAAAGTCTGAGGGACATGGAAATGACTTAATTGCATCAGGAAAAGCAGATACATTTACAGGTATGCTACCTTCAGTAATACAACAAATAGACAACGGTGTAAATCTTAGAATGACAGTAGGTGTACATACTGGATGTCTAAAGGTAGTAGCGAAGGCCAGTTCAAACATAAAGAAAATTGAAGATTTAAAGGGAAAAAAGGTTGGAGTTCCAGGACTTGCAACGCCTCCTGCAGTAATTACATATAGAGCATTAGCCTCAAAGGGAATAGGTGTCACACCTGAAAACATGCAAGTTGAGTTTGTAGTATATAATCAATCTGAACTACAACTTGCTCTTCAAAATGGATCAGTTGATGCTATAGCAGCAAGTGACCCAGTTGGAGCAATACTTGAGAAAAGTGGAGTAGGAAGAGTTATACTAGATACTACAAAGGATCCAGAATATAAGGATGAATTCTGCTGTGTATCATTCCTAAGACCAGGATTTGTTGAAGAACATCCAGAACTTGCTGAAAAATACACTAGAGCACTTATGAAGGGAGCTCAATATGTAGAGGATCATCCAGAGGAAGTAGCAAAATACCAAATCGAAAAGAAGTTAGTATCTAACACAGACCTAGAGCTTAACACAGCACTTCTAAAGTCATATAACTTTGTATCATCTGTAAAGGGTGGAAAAGAAGCATTAAGAAGAAACTTCGAAGACTTAAGAAAGCTTAAGCTAATTAAAAATGATACAGACATTAATAAGGTTGTAGATAAAGTATATGTTGAGTTTAAGGGATTAAAGTAG
- a CDS encoding ABC transporter ATP-binding protein: MVGNIKVKDVRKVFKGADGESVVALDNLNIEVKPGEFITLVGPSGCGKSTLLRLITGLDKPTSGTITLDDVEIKGAGHERGLVFQNPKLFPWNNIYDNVAFGLRARKVYEEKKNEVNEFINLVGLNGFEKAFPHHLSGGMAQRASLARALINHPKVLLLDEPLGALDALTRVNMQDEIIKIWNSRKTTMIMVTHDVEEAIYMSNRVVVMTPRPAKIDKIIEINLPYPRVRDSKEFLELRSEILDVINGY, from the coding sequence ATGGTAGGGAATATAAAAGTAAAAGATGTAAGAAAGGTTTTCAAGGGAGCAGATGGAGAAAGTGTTGTTGCACTTGATAACCTAAATATAGAAGTAAAACCTGGGGAGTTTATAACCCTTGTAGGACCTTCAGGATGTGGAAAGTCTACACTACTTAGACTTATAACAGGCCTTGATAAACCAACATCTGGAACTATAACACTAGATGATGTTGAAATTAAAGGTGCAGGACATGAAAGAGGATTAGTATTTCAAAATCCGAAGCTTTTTCCTTGGAACAATATTTATGACAATGTTGCATTTGGATTAAGAGCTAGAAAGGTATATGAGGAGAAGAAAAATGAAGTAAATGAATTTATAAATCTAGTTGGGTTAAATGGATTCGAGAAGGCATTTCCTCATCATTTGTCTGGAGGAATGGCACAAAGGGCTTCACTTGCTAGGGCACTTATAAATCATCCAAAGGTACTACTTCTTGATGAGCCACTAGGTGCACTAGATGCATTAACTAGGGTTAATATGCAAGATGAAATTATAAAGATATGGAACAGTAGAAAAACAACAATGATAATGGTAACCCATGATGTAGAGGAAGCTATATACATGAGTAATAGGGTTGTTGTAATGACACCTAGACCAGCTAAGATAGATAAGATAATAGAGATTAATCTGCCTTATCCAAGGGTGCGTGACTCTAAGGAATTCTTAGAACTTAGAAGTGAGATACTTGATGTAATCAATGGATATTAA
- a CDS encoding ABC transporter permease: MKKVNFRWETLLPLISSVFALTLHVFLPKHEDIMTKDYNYFTYFMLSLSIILLILTIVSIFNEKLRVKYAYKSWFIAGMIALLNIYNLVTLKFLLLHQVYFPYPDKIIAVFCNQWLFLLKCLGYSLKLLVTGVIGGGVIGVLTGIAIGCSKRASYWINPLIKLIGPIPATVWIPIAMVTFATTFGASSFIIGLSVWFPTAVLTSSGILNIENAYFEVASTLGASSMYKVKKVAIPAALPSMFIGFFNGITSAFLTLMTAEMIGAKFGIGWYINWQRETMNYANVYAGLIVIAITCSLVVTLLFKTRDRLLTWQKGVIKW; this comes from the coding sequence ATGAAAAAAGTAAATTTTAGATGGGAAACACTTTTACCACTTATATCTTCTGTTTTTGCACTTACTTTACATGTTTTTTTGCCTAAACATGAGGATATTATGACTAAGGACTATAACTACTTCACATACTTTATGCTGTCCTTGTCTATTATTTTACTGATTTTAACTATAGTATCTATTTTTAATGAAAAGCTTAGAGTTAAGTATGCCTATAAGTCATGGTTTATAGCGGGAATGATTGCGTTGCTTAATATTTATAATTTAGTAACATTAAAGTTTTTGCTATTGCACCAAGTTTACTTTCCATATCCAGATAAGATCATAGCTGTATTTTGCAATCAATGGCTATTTCTACTTAAGTGCTTAGGATACTCACTAAAGCTTTTAGTAACAGGAGTTATAGGGGGAGGGGTTATTGGTGTACTTACTGGCATAGCTATAGGATGCAGCAAAAGAGCAAGCTACTGGATAAATCCACTTATAAAGCTAATTGGACCAATTCCAGCTACTGTATGGATTCCTATAGCTATGGTTACCTTTGCAACAACCTTTGGGGCTAGTTCCTTTATAATAGGGCTTAGTGTGTGGTTTCCAACAGCTGTACTTACAAGCTCAGGTATTTTAAATATAGAAAATGCATACTTTGAAGTTGCAAGTACACTAGGGGCAAGTTCAATGTATAAGGTGAAAAAGGTAGCTATTCCTGCAGCACTACCATCTATGTTTATAGGTTTTTTTAATGGGATTACATCTGCGTTTTTAACTCTTATGACAGCTGAAATGATAGGGGCCAAGTTTGGTATAGGTTGGTACATAAATTGGCAAAGAGAAACTATGAATTATGCAAATGTTTATGCTGGGCTTATAGTAATCGCTATTACTTGCTCATTGGTGGTTACTTTACTATTTAAGACTAGAGACAGACTTCTAACTTGGCAGAAGGGAGTTATCAAATGGTAG
- a CDS encoding esterase-like activity of phytase family protein has protein sequence MIKKVSKTLVGIIACSSILSTHALAAEKDISIKKYDVEVSSKLFVPYSGKYIDSFKEGFKPGFGSGLTLKSVDKNGDLEFYAITDRGPNGDAPNYIQGDKEFTSKFFPSPEFTPSIGILKVNKDGASIKESIPLKNNGKEISGLPVTPGLVGSTNEVALDEDMNKLPYDNNGLDTEGVAVDKDGNFWTVDEYGPFLTKFDKNGNQLEKYAPGKGLPEVLKHRIPNRGFEGITIAPSGKIYCVLQSVLDVNGETAKKAQFIRIVEFDPKTKKTKMFAYPHNVNSYKSSKNAKIGDIYAVSDSKLVIIEQGEDKSGKMNNLIYSVNLAGATDISNKKYQGKELEYATSKEILNLKGIRFAKKELLVDLVKYGWDKEKVEGMCVLPDKKSIAIVNDNDFGMAVDVNDPSVENADITDYVYDSKTKKYTYEGKEANAKISFVKNSIEERNPVLWLIDMNKPIG, from the coding sequence ATGATTAAGAAGGTTTCAAAGACATTAGTAGGAATTATTGCATGTTCTAGTATTTTAAGTACCCATGCCTTAGCAGCTGAGAAGGATATAAGTATAAAGAAGTATGATGTAGAGGTAAGTAGTAAGTTATTTGTGCCATACAGTGGAAAGTATATAGATAGTTTCAAGGAGGGCTTTAAGCCAGGTTTTGGTTCAGGACTAACACTAAAGTCAGTGGATAAGAATGGTGATTTAGAGTTCTACGCTATAACCGATAGAGGTCCTAATGGTGATGCACCAAATTACATACAAGGGGACAAGGAGTTTACATCGAAGTTCTTCCCATCACCTGAGTTTACTCCTTCAATTGGTATATTGAAGGTGAATAAGGATGGAGCAAGTATCAAGGAATCTATTCCTCTTAAGAACAATGGAAAGGAGATTTCAGGGCTTCCAGTGACTCCTGGGCTTGTAGGCTCTACAAACGAGGTTGCACTAGATGAGGATATGAATAAACTTCCTTATGATAATAATGGTCTAGATACTGAGGGGGTAGCAGTTGATAAGGATGGCAACTTCTGGACAGTTGATGAATATGGTCCTTTCTTAACTAAGTTCGATAAAAACGGAAATCAATTAGAGAAGTATGCCCCAGGAAAGGGTCTTCCAGAGGTTCTAAAGCATAGGATACCTAATCGCGGCTTTGAAGGAATTACTATAGCACCATCAGGCAAGATCTACTGTGTTCTGCAAAGTGTACTAGATGTAAATGGAGAAACAGCTAAGAAGGCTCAGTTTATAAGAATAGTAGAGTTCGATCCTAAGACTAAGAAGACTAAGATGTTTGCTTATCCACATAATGTGAATAGCTATAAATCATCTAAAAACGCAAAGATAGGGGATATATATGCAGTAAGTGATTCGAAACTTGTTATTATAGAGCAGGGAGAGGACAAAAGTGGTAAGATGAATAACCTGATTTATTCTGTTAATCTAGCTGGTGCCACGGACATATCAAATAAAAAGTATCAAGGTAAGGAATTAGAATATGCCACTTCTAAGGAAATTCTAAATCTAAAGGGTATAAGATTTGCTAAGAAGGAGCTTCTGGTTGACCTAGTTAAGTATGGATGGGATAAGGAAAAGGTTGAAGGAATGTGTGTACTTCCTGATAAGAAGAGCATAGCTATAGTTAATGATAATGACTTTGGAATGGCTGTAGATGTAAATGATCCTAGTGTAGAGAATGCTGATATAACTGATTATGTATATGATAGTAAAACTAAGAAGTATACATATGAAGGAAAGGAAGCAAATGCTAAGATATCATTTGTAAAGAATAGTATAGAAGAAAGAAATCCTGTTCTATGGCTTATTGATATGAATAAGCCTATAGGTTAG
- a CDS encoding S8 family serine peptidase, which produces MIKKASTIILALALTGFINLNSSMVVQAKPTENNPFATLDKARAERVSTAKGETKDGDILKGGISLKQRKLQEKKSLSTPGKRYVVKFSNNASLEKVFEIVSNYEYKLIGKSDQRVFMVKLEDLQGFKEKASGFIEFIEEDKKSKLQAIPSDPGYKYQWGLPAINMPKAWDISKGSESVFVAVIDSGIYREHPDFDGVDIRNGASVVSDGPCYDDTQGHGTSVTGIIGAQTNNGVGIAGVNWDVAIVPFGVAYYTGEIYDSDIAIAINLAADIGCKVINLSLGADSYSRMEDMAVQYALSKGSIVIAAAGNEGNSVYNYPASYNGVISVGSVKSNLSKSSFSTFNNKVDVVAPGEGILTTADWQYSDDGADYEYVDGTSFASPHVAGVAAIAASLDPSLTPAKFEKLIQSTSKDLGPTGYDNYYGYGLINTEKILNSLVHAAESDALKNAKAKVSHLTKSLKTNYLGIKNQAAWQSYIAQARELIKKIPSYERAQKEALTIEVDKDEALVNGLARINHVEKSIQPKSEGGYGNYLGIKNAEAWNEYLRLAKIDLDKVDKSIFKKQYDELIARMNKVALVVTDIEDKFKVEYDRVVNLYNEAKATRDLNKALDALKAAEELGTCDRSDQLEIDIKKLINDIQGNVEVEGDLEV; this is translated from the coding sequence ATGATTAAAAAGGCTTCAACAATTATCCTGGCTTTAGCTTTAACTGGATTCATTAATTTGAATTCCTCAATGGTTGTACAAGCAAAGCCAACAGAAAATAACCCATTTGCTACCTTAGACAAGGCTCGTGCTGAGAGGGTTAGCACTGCTAAGGGAGAGACGAAGGATGGAGATATCCTGAAAGGTGGAATATCTCTAAAACAGCGAAAGCTTCAGGAAAAGAAGTCATTAAGCACCCCAGGGAAACGATATGTCGTAAAGTTTTCTAATAATGCTTCCCTTGAAAAGGTATTTGAGATAGTAAGTAATTATGAGTATAAGCTAATAGGAAAAAGTGATCAACGTGTGTTTATGGTAAAGCTTGAAGATCTACAAGGCTTTAAAGAAAAAGCATCAGGATTTATTGAATTCATTGAGGAAGATAAGAAGTCAAAGCTCCAAGCTATTCCATCAGACCCAGGATATAAGTATCAGTGGGGACTTCCTGCTATAAATATGCCAAAGGCTTGGGATATTTCAAAGGGTTCTGAATCAGTTTTTGTAGCTGTTATAGATTCAGGTATATATAGAGAACATCCTGATTTTGATGGTGTAGATATTAGAAATGGAGCAAGTGTAGTTTCAGATGGGCCATGCTATGATGATACACAGGGGCATGGAACAAGTGTAACTGGAATTATTGGTGCACAGACAAATAACGGTGTAGGAATAGCAGGAGTAAACTGGGATGTAGCTATTGTTCCCTTTGGTGTTGCATACTACACAGGTGAAATATATGATTCAGACATAGCTATAGCAATTAACCTTGCTGCTGATATAGGATGTAAGGTTATTAATCTTAGTCTAGGAGCAGATAGTTATTCAAGAATGGAAGATATGGCGGTTCAATATGCACTTTCAAAGGGCTCTATTGTTATAGCTGCTGCAGGTAATGAAGGTAATTCAGTATATAACTATCCAGCTTCATATAATGGAGTTATAAGTGTTGGATCTGTTAAGAGTAATCTTTCAAAGTCATCTTTTTCTACTTTTAATAATAAGGTTGATGTAGTGGCACCTGGAGAAGGTATTTTGACAACAGCAGATTGGCAGTATTCAGATGATGGTGCAGATTATGAGTATGTTGATGGGACTTCTTTCGCGTCTCCACACGTTGCAGGAGTTGCTGCTATAGCCGCTTCACTAGACCCTTCTTTAACACCTGCAAAATTCGAAAAGCTAATTCAATCAACTAGTAAGGATCTAGGACCTACTGGATATGATAATTACTATGGTTATGGTCTTATTAATACTGAAAAGATACTAAACTCACTTGTGCATGCAGCTGAGTCCGATGCACTAAAAAATGCAAAGGCTAAAGTCAGTCACCTAACAAAATCATTAAAAACGAATTATCTTGGAATCAAGAATCAAGCTGCTTGGCAATCATACATAGCTCAAGCTAGAGAACTTATAAAGAAGATTCCAAGTTATGAAAGGGCACAGAAAGAAGCTTTAACAATAGAGGTAGATAAGGATGAAGCATTAGTTAATGGACTTGCTAGAATTAATCACGTAGAAAAAAGTATACAGCCAAAGTCAGAAGGCGGATATGGGAATTATCTAGGCATTAAGAACGCAGAAGCCTGGAATGAGTACTTAAGACTTGCAAAGATAGATCTTGATAAGGTAGATAAGTCTATCTTTAAGAAGCAATATGACGAATTGATAGCTAGAATGAATAAGGTGGCATTAGTTGTTACTGATATAGAGGATAAGTTCAAGGTTGAATATGATAGGGTAGTTAATTTATATAATGAGGCTAAGGCAACAAGGGATTTGAATAAGGCTCTTGATGCACTTAAGGCAGCTGAAGAGCTTGGAACATGTGATAGAAGTGACCAGTTAGAAATTGATATTAAGAAGTTAATTAATGACATTCAAGGTAATGTGGAAGTAGAAGGTGACCTTGAGGTTTAG